The following proteins are encoded in a genomic region of Nicotiana sylvestris chromosome 4, ASM39365v2, whole genome shotgun sequence:
- the LOC138889069 gene encoding uncharacterized protein, whose product MMVEQLESSLQAHEEKIKRKHEVPLEQLLKTQASFKNYGGETSYRGNRQGRGRGGHGRGRSNGNNSNNEVKIHQTFRGRGRGQRGGRGRDYYQENNGQRYDKSKIEGYNCHKFGYYSWECRSNVEEKANLVDDKKEEDESTLLMTLKEEDRDDCSSWYLDNGASNHICGCKEKFVEINKMVKDNVSFGDTSKVQIKGIDPGTSAQPYHP is encoded by the exons ATGATGGTGGAGCAATTAGAAAGTTCTCTACAGGCCCACgaagaaaagatcaaaaggaAACATGAAGTGCCATTGGAGCAACTTCTTAAAACTCAGGCATCCTTCAAGAATTATGGAGGTGAAACAAGCTATCGAGGAAACAGACAAGGACGAGGACGAGGCGGTCATGGAAGAGGAAGAAGTAATGGTAACAACTCCAACAATGAAGTTAAAATCCACCAAACGTTCAGAGGTCGTGGTCGTGGACAAAGAGGAGGAAGAGGACGTGACTActaccaagaaaataatggacaaaggtatgacaaatcaaaaattgagggttataattgtcataaatttggctattactcttgggaatgtcgtagcaatgttgaagaaaaggctaaccttgttgacgacaagaaagaagaagatgagtcaACGTTGTTGATGACACTCAAGGAAGAAGACAGAGATGATTGCAGCTCGTGGTATTTGGACAATGGAGCAAGCAATCATATATGTGGATGTAAAGAGAAGTTTGTGGAGATCAATAAAATGGTGAAAGATAATGTGTCCTTTGGAGATACCTCAAAGGTTCAAATCAAAGGGATAG atccaggtacttcggctcagccctaccacccttga